The genomic segment tggcttcctcctctcCGTTGAAATAGCCCACATGgttcttgtgaatttcagtggcttttctgtgtagtataGAGTACActacactgccaacagaacctctgaagatgctattaGCGAGGGGTTCAGGGAAACATGAcgaaagaatgctgctggaacatggccatgcagccacagcaacccagtgattccggtcatgaaagccttcgacaacagatatgATAACCCTATCTAGAGCTAATGTGGCCATTTCCAATGCCGTTTCCTGAATCAGCCTCAAAGAACCCGAGGAACAGGCCCTAAAGCCAATACAAGACACCAAGAACAtggttttttgttgggctgtgtaaccATTCAGATCTTATCCTATATTCAGaattgttggaaaaatgtcatcctgtactgcttaagtctctatggttagataggaagcctagaaaagagttagggacacctttccCCAGTCCtttgcatgctttgattaggctttactattgtttcctctttcctgtcctgtttaggtcaaccccaccctttgatgcattagaaatgtgatctctcctagggctttgacgtaacttcccagtttggcctttggaatgttaatggccctagagaagaagcaacccacgaggtttggtcgccattccatcttcctgctttgttccagagagaggacgcactcTGTCCACTCTTATttttcaagatgtagctatctagatctttgtaattttaatccgtctatgtgtattagaacagattAGATTAGAaaattagctccaaaccttttctatccatcaatggatttctttttacctcaataaatgcttttaaactttaaagctaactttgcattcctttgccttcctgaagacacagaggtcttccaaaactcacaccgcattttactctgctattttaatgggaatttacctcataaacgGGGTGATTTGAGCTTAGtggctcatcaattcccaacaaaACTGGGCACATATGCTAGTATACTATGACAATCTGCtttctttgttttgtattttttaaatttttatttacttttgaataaaaaacagtattaaaatacaGGAGAAAGGAGTTTGCCCTCCTTAGAAGCTTGCATCCGAAGCAGACCAACTGCCAAAAAGGCACCAGGCACGGCAACAACTGCTGGTGGTGAAATCTGCTTTCTTCGTTTTGTATTTTATTAACTTTTGAATCAAAATTAGTATGAAAATGAAGGGGAAAGGGGTTTGCCCTCCTTGGAAGCTTGCATCCGAAGCGGACTTGCTGCCCACAACGGGACACACAACATTGTCGAGGGCTGCCTCGGTGTGTCATTGTCGTCACAGGTGACTGGCGCCTCCGGCCAGGGAGCGCGTCCCGGGCCGGGTGACCGGCAGGGGCGTGACCAGGCAGCTCTCGAGGTGCTCAAAGACGGTGTAGGGGTCCTGGTCGGCGTTGACGAAGAGGGCCTCCTCGTAGAAGTCCTCCAGGTCGGCCACCTGCCGGCCGTAGGCGTCGGCCTTCTTCTCCACCCGCGGAGGGGCATCGTGGGGGTTGCGGCGCAGGCGCTGGAGGATCTCCTCGTTGGCCGGGGGTTTGAAGATGGTGTGGTAGCGCTCCCCGGAGATGGGGTCGGTGGCCCGCTGGCAGAGGCGCTGGGTGGTCACCTCGGTCGGCAGGTGCAGGAAGAAGACCCGGTTGGGCTCCAGGCCCGCGCGGCGCAGGAGCTCGGCCTGGTCCACGTCGCGGGGGAAGCCGTGCAGCACCCACCCGCGGGTGGCGCAGTCCAGCTGGGACAGGCGGTTCCCCAGCACCCGCAGCGCCACGGTGTCACCCACCGGGTACCCGCTCTCGAAGGAGGGCCTGATGAGCTCCCCCAGCGACGTCCGGCCCACCACTTCCTCGCGGAGCAGGTCCACGAAGGAGACGGGCACCAGGCCATACTTCTGGGCCAGGAGGGCCGCCTGCAGGCTCTTCCCGCTGCCCGGCGGGCCCAGGAGCAGCACCCGCGGCAAGAAGGGCGCCTCTGAGCGGAAGCGGCTCTGGACGAAGCTCAGGGCCTGGGCGAAGACGTCGGCGCAGGGCTGGTCGGCGCTGATGACCTTGTGGTTGTCCGGGTACGTCCGGAGGAGGCCCGGGATGTTGCGGTGGCTCTCCAGCAGGCGCTTGGCCGTGTCCTGGACCGAGGTGCCCTCGGGCTTGACCAGCCGCTTCTGCACGGTGAAGTCGATGGGCCAGTCGAAGGTGGTGTGGTAGACCTCCTGGGTGAGGGGGTCCACGCGCTTGCCCAGGTTGCGCTCCACCAGGACCATCTCAGGCGCCTCCAGGACCACCACGTGCCGGGGGGCCACGCCCAGCGCCTGCAGCAGCCGGGCCTGCGCCCGCGTCTCAGGGAAGCCGTCCAGCACCCAGCCCAGCTTGACGCAGTCCACGTCGGCCAGGCGCTCCTCCAGCAGCCCGGCCCACAGCTCGTCGGGGACGCTGCCCTGGAGCTGCTGCCGGGCGAGGGCCTCGCGGGACTGGCGCAGGAGCTTGTTCCTCAGGAGCTGCTGGGGGCTGAGGTACGTGGCGCTGAGGTGCTTGCACAGCCAGCGGGCGATGGTGGTCTTCCCTGCGGCCGGCGGGCCCAGCACCAGCACCGCCGGCACCTCGTCGTTGTCCTTCATCAGGTGCTCGATCATGAACTCGATGGGGTCCTTTGGCCGGTAGATGAGCAGGGCCTCCGTCATGTTCTGCATCATCTGGAAGACCTTGTGCTTCTCGGCGTAGACCCCCATCGCCGGGGGGATGCGGTGGGGCCGGCTCGTGGCGTCCATCGCGGCTCCAAGGCTCAAGGAGACGGGCTCTCAAACAGAGGCCGCGTTCCACGGTTGCCCCAGGGACGCTTTGTGATGTCACCGCTTGTGGAACTCGGGAAtgtccagcaatggcctggcagGTGAGGTCCCCGACTGGTCCTTCCAAGGCTGCCTGCTCTGGAGACCCAACCCTGCCTGTTCAGTTTCCAGCTGAGAAGGAGGCCTCAGAGCACTCGCAGGCTGAACTCCAATGGGCTTTCCACCTTTTCAGCCTCCTGAGACGCCCTCTTCTTCCATAGAATCAAAAATTCCTAGCGTTGGAAGGGGCCCATAAAGGCCAtccatccaacccccttcttccaggaaggaagacacaatcaaaacactcccaacagatggccagaaggagattccaccacgctctgaatcctagggttggaagagactccaaaggccatccagtccaaccctgagtcccttcgggtgagaagggtgggatataaatgttggaaataaataaatatttctgcctggcaggaagacacaatcaaagctctcccggcagatggccatccaggctctgcttaaaaacctccagagaaggagacttcagtgccttctacactgccatataaaatccagattatctgctttgaactggaatatatggcaggatagactcatataatccagttcaaagcaattaacgtggattatctgctttgataaacaggattatatggcagcatagaaggagaACCCAttagactcccaggcagcatattgcattgtcaaacagctcttaggcctcatcactgtcatataaaatccagattatctgctttaaactgggttatatggtagtgtggactcaaataatccagttctaaaataatctggattatctgctttgataatctggaatatatgaaagtgtagatccagacttacTCTCAGGcgattcttcctgatgtttaagtGGGGCCATTGGAAGGGACtccccaaggccatccagcccaaccctattTCTGCCGGGaaggaagacacaaccaaagctctcccggcagatggccatccaggctctgcttggAAACCTTTCCGATGCTTCAACATGGCCACCGCATTTCCTCTCGAGTGCCAACCCCTCCCCGCTATTGTTTTGTGTCCTGGATCCAGTGGGTCATACACACCCGCCCCTCACCCCACAAGAGGAAGCCCATAATTAGGCCCAGAGGAAAATCCCATTGATTCTGTGGGTCTGGCTCCAGCAGGAACTAATCAATGGGACACTGGCTTGTTCTTTTGTGTGAGGCCACACTGACCACGTCCTTGATTTGGtggtgtgcatgtatgtatatgaatcagggtcccccccccccccccaggagaaAACAGGATAAGAAGCGGTAAAAACCAGCCGACAATGAGCGAGAGGTTCATAGAGCGGTTTCTGTAGTTGTGTGTCTTGTATGTGTTTATtacataggtgtgtgtgtgttggagatTTGATTTTGTTAAATGTCCTAGTGAGTACTCAATAGCTGCTCAGTTCTAGGGATAGACTGTATTTACttgattctaatgctcaccttttggaGCTAAACTGCCTTCCTCACTCTGGGGTGCGCATTAGAtgcacatcacacagtcctcttagtgctgagccaaagcaaaagaggaGGCGGCTTCAGGAGCTCCTCCTTGAGGGACCTCAATTCTCCTTTAATTGCATTGACTCAATGCCATCCAgccctgggatttctagtttggtgaaacatcagaatcctttggcagggaaggctcatGTCCTAAACGACACCAccgtgactccatagcattgaaccaaggcagttaaagtgggttcaTTCTACAGCAGAAATGCACCCTAAGGTTTTCTTTTCTGTGGTTGGAAGCTGTGATGTTCTGACACTTTTGTTTTTAGAGAAGGAATCCTATAGCAATGCGTACCTTTTAAGGCCAAATTTCAAAAAGTGCCCTTTTCCCCGCTGTGCATGACATTCAGCACCAAATccattttttggtttcagggttttgaaaatggaggtcgtagaatcatagagtaatagagttggaagagacctctaaaggccatctagtccaacctccttctgccatgca from the Anolis carolinensis isolate JA03-04 chromosome 5, rAnoCar3.1.pri, whole genome shotgun sequence genome contains:
- the LOC100559423 gene encoding adenylate kinase 8 — its product is MDATSRPHRIPPAMGVYAEKHKVFQMMQNMTEALLIYRPKDPIEFMIEHLMKDNDEVPAVLVLGPPAAGKTTIARWLCKHLSATYLSPQQLLRNKLLRQSREALARQQLQGSVPDELWAGLLEERLADVDCVKLGWVLDGFPETRAQARLLQALGVAPRHVVVLEAPEMVLVERNLGKRVDPLTQEVYHTTFDWPIDFTVQKRLVKPEGTSVQDTAKRLLESHRNIPGLLRTYPDNHKVISADQPCADVFAQALSFVQSRFRSEAPFLPRVLLLGPPGSGKSLQAALLAQKYGLVPVSFVDLLREEVVGRTSLGELIRPSFESGYPVGDTVALRVLGNRLSQLDCATRGWVLHGFPRDVDQAELLRRAGLEPNRVFFLHLPTEVTTQRLCQRATDPISGERYHTIFKPPANEEILQRLRRNPHDAPPRVEKKADAYGRQVADLEDFYEEALFVNADQDPYTVFEHLESCLVTPLPVTRPGTRSLAGGASHL